The Nostoc sp. PCC 7524 nucleotide sequence ACAACTCTGGCAGGAATTGGTCTTAATGCCAACGGTTCTTTCTCAACATAACCTAATAAATCTTGCAGTTTTTTGTTCTGAGTTTCCAACTCGGTGATCCGGGTTTGTAACTCCATGAATCGAGCATCTCGAAGCAGTTCTTCTTGACGTTCTTCTGGAGTTATCCCTGTCTGCAACATCTGCAAAGGACGGGTAATCATCTGATACGCTTCCATTAAAAACTCTCCCTGAGTCTGGCGTAGCATCCAAGCACCACCCAAAACTAGAGCCAGTAGACCAACCTGTAACCTTTTGCGATCCCACCAACGACGTACTGTTACCATACCTGTTTCTATAAATTCCAAAGATACTGGATTCTATTTATATAGAACCCAAATTAACCCCAAATAGAACCCAATATCTAAATATTTTTGAGTTACATATTGCGAGAGCGTCCACTAAACACGCGTTCTAGTTGTTTGAAGTTTTCTAGCACTCTACCTGTTCCTAACACAACGCAGCTGAGAGGATCGGCGGCAATGTGGGTGACAATTCCGGTTTCATGGCTAATGAGGGTGTCAATCCCTTTGAGCAAAGCCCCACCACCAGCTAACATGATACCTCTATCAATAATGTCTGCTGCTAGTTCCGGTGGAGTCCGTTCCAGTGTCCGCTTCACTGCTTCGATAATCACAGATAGCGGTTCTAACATACTTTCGCGGATTTCCGGGCCTTTGATGGTGACAGTTCTAGGTAAACCAGACAACAGGTGTAAACCTCGGACTTCCATGATCGCATCATCATCATCATGGGTGGGGTAGGCAGAACCAATACGAATTTTGATGTCCTCAGCTGTCCGTTCCCCAATTACCAAGTTATGCACCTTTTTAAGATACATGATGATGGACTCAGTTAATTCATCACCGGCGATGCGTACTGATTCGCTGATCACAGTCCCTTGCAGACTCAGAACGGCCACTTCTGTAGTCCCACCACCGATATCAATAATCATGTTGCCAGTTGGTTCGGCCACTGGTAATCCGGCACCAATTGCGGCTGCTACTGGTTCATCAATTAAATATACTTCTCTAGCCCCGGCTTGGGCTGCCGCATCCATCACTGCTCGCCTTTCTACACCAGTCACACCACTGGGTATACCAATGACAATCCGAGGTAATATTAAAGACCGTCCTTCATTGACTCGTTGAATAAAGCTTTTCAACATCAACTCAGCCGTATCAAAGTCAGCAATGACACCATCGCGTAAAGGCCGCAAAGCAATCACATTACCAGGTGTACGACCAAGCATTTTTTTAGCTTCTTCACCTACTGCTAAGGCTACCTTTTCATTTTGATCGATCGCGACTACAGAAGGTTCTTGGAGTACAATACCTTTACCAGATACATAAACGAGGGTATTGGCAGTACCGAGGTCGATACCCATATCCCATGATGAGCGAAAGTTCCTGAACAGACCCACGCGTCTCTACGCCCCCTAATTTGCGATAATTCTAGACTACAACTGTTAAAGCGAATCGTGCTGGATTCTATTATTTTTTTGCTCCAGAGTCCAGCCCAATACACTATTTTCTGATCACTTGCTGTAATTCCTACTCAGTCTTAGGCATTTACGTCTTTGATATTCTGGGACGAATTTAGTATATCCGTAGATTTTTTCAGTTTCACCAAGTAATTTTGCTCATTTTTATACCTAATTTTGTTGTTAATTTTTTAACGCATTTGCAATAGAGCGACAATTCGCTATGATCAAAGTCAATAGCAAATAAGTACGCCCGTACTAAAAGGTAAAGCCAATGAGTATTAATATAGTCACCCTAGTTGGTCGGGTAGGCACTGACCCAGACATTAAGTATTTTGAGTCTGGTAGCGTCAAGTGTAGATTAACACTAGCAGTAAAACGCAGAACCCGTAATAGTGATGAACCTGATTGGTTCACCTTAGAACTGTGGGACAAGACAGCAGAAGTAGCTGGTAATTATGTCCGCAAAGGTAGCTTAATTGGCATCAAAGGTTCCTTAAAGTTTGACACATGGAGCGATCGCCAAACTGGAGCTAACCGTTCTACACCAATTATTAGAGTAGACCAACTAGAACTACTAGGGTCTAAGCAAGACAGAGACGGAGGCAGCGACTACTCCCCAGAACATTTTTAAATAAGAGGCAATAGTCATTAGTCCAAAGCAATACTAATGACTATTGACTATTGATTAATAACTAATTTGCAAAGTCACCGATGCTTCAACTTCTTGTTCACCACCAATTACAGGTGTGGACGCATCAACTTTAGCTATCTGAGCCGCCTCAGCACGATATAACATTGGGGGTGGAGGTGCAGTTGCACCACCGACTTGAATACTCACTACTTCTTTGGCTTGGAGTCCCAAGCTGCTAAAAACAGCACTGGCTTGCTGTTGAGCATCTTGAGTAGCTTCTTTTAAAGCTTGTTGCCTAGCAGCTGCGATCGCTTCATCTGTAGCCACAAATCGAATACCATTAATTTGGGTTGCACCTGCTTTCACCGCTTCATCTAACAGTGTCCCAGCTTTTTCTGTAGGAATCCGAAAACTCACAGTGTTACTAGCCGCATATCCAGTAATGCGCTGCACATTGTTGGTGTAACTGTAAACAGGGTTGAGACGGATACCAGTGGTTTGTAATTTTTCCACATTGCGACTTTTTAGTAAAGCCACCACAGCCGCAGACCTACGGGCGGCTTCTTGTTGTACCTCTTGAGCAGTTTTCCCTTGAATTTCCACACCCAGACTTACTTCCGCCACAGTTGTGGGAATTGATTCTTCACCGCGGCCTGTAACAGTTAAAGTCCGCCACACTTTTTCTTTTTCTTGTGCCAATCCAGGCTGCACAAAAGTTACACATATCAACAATGCTAGTGGTAAAGTTTGCCATAATTTCCCAGCACGCCACTGAGAACCTAATAAAGCAGTTCTACGCATAAGATAATTTGCACTCCTCATTTACAGATACTTTGAATAAACCGTATCTAGCAGTTTTCCATTAATTATTAATAGTCAACATCTGTCATGAGATTTGTCTCCATCTCATGTAATGACTCGATACGATGTGTATGTTCCTACTGTGGCATTACCATAGTCAAAAGCTAAAACGGTTACATTTTTGGAAACTAAAAAAGTAGATTTCAGCCTCCAGATTCATGTGTTTATTTATCCCACCCTTTTCATTGACAAGCGACACTAGGGACTGCCAGAGAAAAAATATTCCAAATGTAGGGTGCGTCAGTATAAATAATTTTTTGGTGTAGTTAGGTTTTCTCACACTGACGCACCCTACTAAACTGTCAATTCTGAATAATTTATTTTTTTGTATTCCCCTAATTAAGGTACTTCTGTCAGTCACTTACATTTATTTCATCTATCCCAGAGTTAATTTCCAGAAACAAGTAACAATGAAATAGAAGGATGTTCACGTAACAACGCTTAACAAATGCAGTTTTTCAGTGCAATCAACCTCTCGTTTCCTCTGCTGGCGAGTACAACCGAAGCCGCAGACAGTTCAATGGTAGTAGCTGCTGTACTTCTGAGTTTGGTGGTCATTTACCTAGCCAGTAAAGTTGGTGGAGAGTTTTCTAGCCGTATAGGTTTGCCACCAGTTTTAGGCGAACTCGTAGGTGGCGTAGTGGTAGGTATTTCTGTTTTGCACCTGTTAGTGTTTCCTGAAGGTGGTGCAGACAGTTCTAGTTCTCTAATCATGACTTTCCTGCAAACCACAGCTGGTTTAAGTCCTGAAGCCACACCAGCAGTATTTGCAGCACAATCAGAGGTTGTCTCCGTTTTAGCAGAATTGGGTGTGATCATCCTGCTCTTTGAAATTGGCTTAGAGTCGAACTTAAAAGACTTGATGGCTGTTGGTATCCAAGCCACGATTGTAGCCATCGTGGGTGTAGTAGTACCCTTTACGGCTGGTACTGTCGGTTTAATGGCCTTGTTTGGCATCGACGCTGTACCCGCCATTTTTGCTGGTGCGGCTTTGACTGCTACCAGTATTGGGATTACTTCTAAGGTGCTATCAGAATTAGGTCGGCTCAACTCCAAAGAAGGGCAAATCATTCTAGGTGCGGCTGTCATTGACGACGTATTAGGAATTATCGTCTTAGCAGTAGTTGCCAGCCTAGCTAAAGATGGTGCGGTAGATGTAGGTAATGTCATCTACCTGATTATTAGTGCTAGTGGTTTTCTGCTGGGTGCGATTGTGCTAGGCAATGTTTTCAATACAAGCTTTGTCGCGATCGCTGATCTACTCAAAACAAGAGGCGGATTGGTCATCCCAGCATTTATCTTCGCCTTTGTCATGGCATACTTTGCTGCCATTATCCACTTAGAAGCCATTCTCGGCGCTTTTGCCGCAGGTCTAGTCTTAGAAGAAACAGATAAGCGCAAAGAACTACAAAGGCAAGTTTGTCCTATTGCCGATATGCTAGTACCTATTTTCTTTGTCACTGTGGGTGCGAAAACTGATTTGGGCGTATTAAACCCGGCTATTCCCACCAATCGAGAAGGTTTAGTTATGGCAACTTTCCTGATTGTCGTGGCTATTGTTGGTAAAGTGATC carries:
- a CDS encoding rod shape-determining protein — protein: MGIDLGTANTLVYVSGKGIVLQEPSVVAIDQNEKVALAVGEEAKKMLGRTPGNVIALRPLRDGVIADFDTAELMLKSFIQRVNEGRSLILPRIVIGIPSGVTGVERRAVMDAAAQAGAREVYLIDEPVAAAIGAGLPVAEPTGNMIIDIGGGTTEVAVLSLQGTVISESVRIAGDELTESIIMYLKKVHNLVIGERTAEDIKIRIGSAYPTHDDDDAIMEVRGLHLLSGLPRTVTIKGPEIRESMLEPLSVIIEAVKRTLERTPPELAADIIDRGIMLAGGGALLKGIDTLISHETGIVTHIAADPLSCVVLGTGRVLENFKQLERVFSGRSRNM
- a CDS encoding SIMPL domain-containing protein codes for the protein MRRTALLGSQWRAGKLWQTLPLALLICVTFVQPGLAQEKEKVWRTLTVTGRGEESIPTTVAEVSLGVEIQGKTAQEVQQEAARRSAAVVALLKSRNVEKLQTTGIRLNPVYSYTNNVQRITGYAASNTVSFRIPTEKAGTLLDEAVKAGATQINGIRFVATDEAIAAARQQALKEATQDAQQQASAVFSSLGLQAKEVVSIQVGGATAPPPPMLYRAEAAQIAKVDASTPVIGGEQEVEASVTLQISY
- a CDS encoding cation:proton antiporter; protein product: MQFFSAINLSFPLLASTTEAADSSMVVAAVLLSLVVIYLASKVGGEFSSRIGLPPVLGELVGGVVVGISVLHLLVFPEGGADSSSSLIMTFLQTTAGLSPEATPAVFAAQSEVVSVLAELGVIILLFEIGLESNLKDLMAVGIQATIVAIVGVVVPFTAGTVGLMALFGIDAVPAIFAGAALTATSIGITSKVLSELGRLNSKEGQIILGAAVIDDVLGIIVLAVVASLAKDGAVDVGNVIYLIISASGFLLGAIVLGNVFNTSFVAIADLLKTRGGLVIPAFIFAFVMAYFAAIIHLEAILGAFAAGLVLEETDKRKELQRQVCPIADMLVPIFFVTVGAKTDLGVLNPAIPTNREGLVMATFLIVVAIVGKVITGFSVFGQSQVNRLAIGVGMIPRGEVGLVFAGVGAASGVLSKPLGAAIIMMVILTTFLAPPMLRFVFPESDKVAEDSEQLILEE
- a CDS encoding single-stranded DNA-binding protein produces the protein MSINIVTLVGRVGTDPDIKYFESGSVKCRLTLAVKRRTRNSDEPDWFTLELWDKTAEVAGNYVRKGSLIGIKGSLKFDTWSDRQTGANRSTPIIRVDQLELLGSKQDRDGGSDYSPEHF